A region from the Actinoplanes sp. OR16 genome encodes:
- a CDS encoding FAD-dependent monooxygenase codes for MNPRILIVGAGIAGLALKHNLSRNGVDADIVERSAAPRTSGTGLYLPGNAVRALHDLGLGTELEKEAAPVLRQEIRDSDGTILTAFELSDLWGAVGDCRAIRRNALHEILLTAVGRSRVRFGTGLDAVREDGTAIFSDGDSGRYDLIVGADGIDSAVRPSSITPRFLGQVSWRFVVRSEAVAPGTWTARLGSRGRTFLTLPLGDGEVYCFAAIDSRVPEGPAGDWRFLFGGFGEVAGELLDAADDSYFSPLYEIPGDDWIAPGRVLIGDAAHACSPSMAQGGAMALEDALVLGSLLARDGDVPAVLEAYRERRSARIRFVLEQNHRRDRARNLPAPVRATVFRRFGLRIIRANHAALMDRP; via the coding sequence GTGAACCCCCGCATCCTGATCGTCGGCGCCGGTATCGCCGGCCTCGCGCTCAAGCACAACCTCTCCCGCAACGGCGTGGACGCGGACATCGTCGAGCGCTCGGCGGCGCCGCGGACCAGCGGTACCGGCCTCTACCTGCCCGGCAACGCCGTCCGCGCGCTGCACGACCTGGGCCTCGGCACCGAACTGGAGAAGGAGGCCGCGCCGGTCCTGCGGCAGGAGATCCGGGACTCCGACGGCACGATCCTGACCGCTTTCGAACTGAGCGACCTCTGGGGTGCGGTCGGTGACTGCCGTGCCATCCGCCGCAACGCCCTGCACGAGATCCTGCTCACGGCGGTGGGCCGGTCCCGGGTCCGATTCGGGACGGGCCTTGATGCGGTACGCGAGGACGGCACCGCGATCTTCTCCGACGGCGACAGCGGCCGGTACGACCTGATCGTCGGCGCGGACGGCATCGATTCCGCGGTCCGGCCGTCGTCGATCACTCCGCGATTCCTCGGTCAGGTGTCCTGGCGGTTCGTGGTCCGGTCGGAGGCCGTCGCGCCGGGCACGTGGACCGCACGGCTCGGCAGCCGTGGCCGCACCTTCCTCACGCTGCCGCTCGGCGACGGCGAGGTGTACTGCTTCGCCGCCATCGACAGCCGGGTCCCGGAAGGGCCGGCCGGTGACTGGCGGTTCCTGTTCGGCGGTTTCGGCGAGGTGGCCGGCGAGCTGCTGGACGCGGCCGACGATTCGTACTTCTCGCCGCTCTACGAGATCCCCGGCGACGACTGGATCGCGCCCGGCCGGGTGCTGATCGGCGACGCCGCGCACGCCTGCTCGCCGAGCATGGCCCAGGGTGGCGCGATGGCCCTGGAGGACGCGCTGGTCCTCGGCTCGCTGCTGGCCCGGGACGGCGACGTGCCGGCGGTGCTGGAGGCGTACCGAGAGCGCCGCTCCGCCCGGATCCGTTTCGTCCTGGAACAGAACCACCGCCGGGACCGTGCCCGGAATCTGCCCGCTCCGGTGCGGGCGACCGTCTTCCGCCGGTTCGGCCTGCGCATCATCCGAGCCAACCACGCCGCCCTGATGGACCGGCCGTAG
- a CDS encoding thymidine kinase has translation MDLTVIVGPMKGGKSLEMISLLSPLQHAGIPHRIYQSARHGRDTAVTSRSGGSLQTVKVHSLAGAADGDVEVIGVDEIHMFTADDIAVLGVAVRSGIKVVVAGIDLDHRGQLFAPVRALFELAPEKVIYRRAVCDVCRSLDATHTQVLEHGKPFIRELAPSTALPDDGTYSYEARCRRCVVLP, from the coding sequence ATGGACCTCACCGTGATCGTCGGCCCGATGAAGGGCGGCAAGTCGCTGGAGATGATCAGCCTGCTGTCCCCGCTGCAGCACGCCGGCATTCCGCACCGCATCTACCAGTCGGCACGGCACGGACGGGACACCGCTGTCACCTCGCGTTCGGGAGGCAGCCTGCAGACGGTCAAGGTGCACTCGCTGGCGGGCGCCGCGGACGGCGACGTCGAGGTGATCGGCGTCGACGAGATCCACATGTTCACCGCAGACGACATCGCGGTGCTCGGCGTCGCGGTCCGCTCCGGGATCAAGGTCGTGGTGGCCGGCATCGACCTGGACCACCGGGGCCAGCTGTTCGCGCCGGTCCGGGCGCTGTTCGAGCTCGCCCCGGAGAAGGTGATCTACCGCCGGGCGGTGTGCGACGTGTGCCGTTCCCTCGACGCCACCCACACGCAGGTGCTGGAGCACGGCAAACCGTTCATCCGCGAGCTCGCCCCGTCGACGGCTCTTCCGGACGACGGGACCTATTCGTACGAGGCCCGCTGCCGCCGCTGCGTCGTCCTGCCATGA
- a CDS encoding LuxR family transcriptional regulator, translating into MKIIGRRREQEFLAGMTARIREGRGQAVVLRGEAGSGKSALLASVETSAARVVRATGVPAESGIPWSGLHRVCAPLLGHLGALSPVHRSALDAALGLTAGPVPPALVLGLATLALFEAAGPLICVIDDAHRLDGSSATILSFAARRLGNVPVGLVFAAHEAAGSAAGSAAAETAAETAAETAAAAADGAVRETAGGAADDAAVLPGLPSLWLSPLSARDARELLDVAVPGPAASSVRDRLVAEARGNPRALLTSATGVPAAELAFGFGTRHSTIPESRREAGLRTRMAALPPATRTLLLAAALEPTADPAVLLRALHELGIDLTAATPAEADDLIEPVIAGRVVFHDPAGRVAAWRCAAAREARAVHAALAAVSEDADRRAWHRGHAAAGTDEDAASALASAADQAGARGGLAAAAAFVERAAELTADPAVRAGRALAAASAWLAAGKTSVVPDLLAAAGLGPLDPRRRAEAGRLRALMTSPLDPEALLRSARSLVELDPVAARATCVTAFGAALRGTDHGLLRRCAEVARSLPGGTEAGGLFLTGLVTGVLDGYAPSVPVLRAALQAMTADDDLELLEIAASVAVALWDDEAWFALTDRAVQRARRLGAPHLMARALTHRAEALTAAGRIAEANDATERAAALRRRTGPTPLARAGWDLGELVKGDGRGGWDLGEPVKGDGRGGWDLGELKGHGRDGSDLGELVESSARAGDQRAAREARDRLAALTEAAGTPWARGAQAVADALTSAGAEAEERFREGVEHYGRTRLPVQHARARLLYGEWLRRGGRRGAARVELRAAKEAFEEMGAAELAVRAVRELLATGETIRRRQVGEWERLTSQETQIATLAVAGRTNAEIGASMFLSRRTVEWHLRKVFHKLGIASRRQLATALTVM; encoded by the coding sequence GTGAAGATCATCGGACGGCGGCGCGAGCAGGAGTTCCTGGCCGGCATGACGGCCCGGATCCGGGAGGGCCGCGGTCAGGCGGTGGTCCTGCGCGGGGAGGCAGGGAGCGGCAAGTCCGCCCTGCTGGCATCGGTGGAGACCTCGGCAGCGCGGGTGGTGCGCGCCACCGGCGTCCCCGCTGAGTCAGGGATCCCCTGGTCGGGCCTGCACCGCGTGTGCGCGCCGCTGCTCGGGCATCTCGGCGCGCTGTCCCCGGTCCACCGGTCCGCCCTCGACGCGGCGCTGGGCCTGACCGCCGGCCCGGTCCCTCCGGCGCTGGTCCTGGGTCTGGCCACCCTCGCCTTGTTCGAGGCGGCCGGCCCGCTGATCTGCGTGATCGACGACGCCCACCGGCTGGACGGGTCCTCCGCCACGATCCTGTCCTTCGCCGCCCGCCGCCTCGGCAACGTGCCCGTTGGCCTCGTCTTCGCCGCCCATGAAGCCGCCGGTTCAGCCGCCGGTTCAGCCGCAGCTGAAACCGCCGCTGAAACCGCCGCTGAAACCGCCGCTGCAGCCGCCGATGGAGCCGTCCGTGAAACCGCTGGTGGAGCTGCCGATGACGCCGCCGTGCTGCCGGGTCTGCCGTCGCTGTGGCTGTCGCCGCTCTCCGCCCGCGACGCCCGTGAACTCCTCGACGTCGCCGTACCCGGCCCCGCCGCCTCCTCCGTCCGTGACCGGCTCGTCGCCGAAGCCCGCGGAAACCCCCGGGCCCTGCTGACGTCCGCGACCGGCGTTCCGGCGGCCGAGCTGGCGTTCGGGTTCGGCACCCGGCACTCCACGATCCCGGAGAGCCGCCGCGAAGCGGGCCTCCGGACCCGCATGGCCGCCCTGCCGCCGGCCACCCGGACGCTCCTTCTCGCCGCCGCCCTGGAACCCACCGCCGACCCGGCAGTCCTGCTGCGGGCGCTCCACGAACTCGGCATCGACCTCACGGCGGCCACCCCTGCCGAAGCCGACGACCTGATCGAGCCGGTGATCGCGGGCAGGGTGGTGTTCCACGATCCGGCCGGGCGGGTGGCCGCCTGGCGGTGTGCGGCGGCGCGAGAGGCACGAGCCGTGCATGCCGCCCTGGCCGCCGTGTCGGAGGACGCCGATCGGCGGGCTTGGCATCGGGGACATGCGGCAGCGGGTACCGATGAGGACGCGGCTTCGGCCCTCGCCTCGGCCGCCGACCAGGCCGGCGCCCGGGGCGGGCTCGCGGCGGCGGCCGCGTTCGTGGAGCGAGCGGCGGAACTGACCGCGGACCCGGCCGTACGCGCCGGGCGTGCGCTCGCCGCGGCCTCGGCCTGGCTGGCGGCGGGGAAGACCTCGGTGGTGCCGGATCTGCTCGCCGCCGCCGGTCTGGGACCGCTCGATCCGCGCCGGCGCGCCGAGGCGGGCCGACTGCGTGCCCTGATGACGTCGCCGCTCGACCCCGAGGCCCTTCTGCGGTCGGCGCGATCCCTGGTGGAGCTGGATCCGGTGGCAGCCCGGGCGACATGCGTGACAGCCTTCGGAGCGGCGCTGCGCGGCACCGATCACGGGCTTCTCCGCCGGTGCGCCGAGGTGGCGCGGTCGCTGCCGGGCGGTACCGAGGCGGGCGGCCTGTTCCTTACCGGCCTGGTCACCGGGGTTCTCGACGGGTACGCGCCGAGCGTTCCGGTGCTCCGCGCCGCGCTCCAGGCCATGACCGCGGACGACGACCTGGAACTGCTGGAGATCGCCGCGTCCGTGGCGGTGGCGCTGTGGGACGACGAAGCCTGGTTCGCGCTGACTGATCGCGCTGTCCAGCGGGCCCGCCGGCTCGGGGCGCCGCACCTGATGGCCCGCGCGCTCACCCATCGCGCCGAGGCGCTCACCGCCGCGGGCCGGATCGCCGAAGCGAACGATGCAACCGAACGGGCCGCGGCCCTGCGTCGGAGAACCGGCCCGACGCCGCTCGCCCGCGCTGGCTGGGATCTTGGAGAGCTGGTGAAGGGGGATGGGCGCGGCGGCTGGGATCTTGGAGAGCCGGTGAAGGGGGATGGGCGCGGCGGCTGGGATCTTGGAGAGCTGAAGGGGCATGGGCGCGACGGCTCGGATCTTGGAGAGCTGGTGGAGAGCAGTGCTCGCGCCGGTGACCAGCGGGCCGCTCGGGAGGCACGGGACCGGCTCGCCGCGTTGACCGAGGCTGCCGGGACGCCGTGGGCGCGCGGGGCTCAGGCGGTGGCCGACGCTCTGACCAGTGCAGGCGCCGAGGCGGAGGAGCGCTTCCGGGAAGGGGTCGAGCACTACGGGCGCACCCGGCTCCCGGTGCAGCACGCGCGGGCACGGCTGCTCTACGGGGAGTGGCTCCGGCGCGGCGGGCGGCGCGGTGCCGCACGGGTGGAGCTGCGGGCCGCGAAGGAGGCGTTCGAGGAGATGGGCGCGGCGGAACTGGCGGTGCGGGCCGTGCGGGAGTTGCTGGCCACCGGCGAGACGATCCGCCGGCGGCAGGTGGGGGAGTGGGAGCGGCTCACCTCGCAGGAGACGCAGATCGCCACGCTCGCCGTGGCCGGGCGGACGAACGCCGAGATCGGGGCGTCGATGTTCCTGAGCCGCCGTACGGTCGAATGGCACCTGCGGAAGGTCTTCCACAAACTCGGCATCGCCTCCCGGCGCCAGCTGGCAACGGCGCTGACCGTCATGTGA
- a CDS encoding alpha/beta fold hydrolase: protein MGFVVKEVVVDGVAQRYHVFGQGAAVLVALPGGPGVDWEYLRMPDVERQMTVVYVEPIGTGASGRLPTHPEGYTREVYARFLDAVLDDLGNEKVHLLGHSHGGFVAQFYAARNPSRIAGLVLYDSSPVTGPEQGEESMRRVGEFVARNAGNPEIPDVLAALQSVGSITGDEELTAALRGLFPAYLAHYWERSAEFAPMRAGLRVWYIADTGMIQDRSLLAGVTVPTLVIAGHYDVICGERWAREIHALVPGSRLTILPGSGHMGHLEEPAAFSAAVIDFVADTK from the coding sequence ATGGGGTTCGTCGTGAAGGAAGTCGTCGTCGACGGGGTGGCGCAGCGGTACCACGTCTTCGGGCAAGGTGCGGCGGTGCTCGTGGCGTTACCCGGCGGTCCCGGTGTGGACTGGGAATACCTGCGGATGCCGGACGTCGAGCGGCAGATGACGGTGGTCTATGTGGAACCGATCGGCACCGGGGCGTCCGGGCGGCTGCCGACGCATCCGGAGGGTTACACCCGGGAGGTGTACGCGCGATTCCTCGACGCCGTTCTCGACGATCTGGGGAACGAGAAGGTCCATCTGCTCGGGCATTCGCACGGTGGTTTCGTGGCGCAGTTCTACGCCGCCCGGAATCCGTCGCGGATCGCCGGGCTGGTGCTGTACGACTCCTCGCCGGTGACCGGTCCGGAACAGGGTGAGGAGAGCATGAGGCGGGTCGGCGAGTTCGTCGCGCGCAACGCCGGCAACCCCGAGATCCCGGATGTGCTGGCGGCGCTCCAGTCGGTCGGGTCGATCACCGGCGACGAGGAGCTGACGGCGGCGCTGCGCGGGCTCTTCCCCGCCTATCTGGCGCACTACTGGGAGCGGTCCGCCGAGTTCGCGCCGATGCGGGCCGGGCTGCGGGTGTGGTACATCGCGGACACCGGCATGATCCAGGACCGTTCGCTGCTCGCCGGCGTCACCGTCCCGACGCTGGTCATCGCCGGACACTATGACGTGATCTGCGGGGAGCGCTGGGCCCGGGAGATCCACGCGCTGGTGCCCGGATCGCGGCTGACGATCCTGCCCGGCAGCGGTCACATGGGCCACCTCGAGGAGCCGGCGGCGTTCTCCGCCGCGGTGATCGATTTCGTTGCCGACACCAAATAG
- the iolC gene encoding 5-dehydro-2-deoxygluconokinase, with the protein MAADEVLTIGRIGVDLYPEQVGVPLREVRTFARFLGGSPANVAVAAARYGRRSAIITRTGKDPFGDFLHDALRGFGVSDRFVTAVAALPTPITFCEIFPPDDFPLLFYRYPKAPDLEIGSGELDLAAIRAAGVFWMTGTGLSQEPSRTATLHALQARAKAGMTVFDLDYRPMFWPSRAEAHRQYARALPHATIAVGNLDECETATGTRDPAEAIAALHAAGVDLAVVKQGPDGVAASRRSTNESVRVLPVPVTVLNGLGAGDAFGGALCHGLLSGWDLETIMRFANVAGALVASRLSCADAMPTEDEVRALLT; encoded by the coding sequence ATGGCAGCTGACGAGGTACTGACGATCGGGCGCATCGGCGTCGACCTCTATCCGGAACAGGTGGGAGTCCCGCTCCGCGAGGTCCGTACGTTCGCCAGGTTCCTGGGTGGCAGCCCCGCCAACGTCGCGGTGGCTGCCGCCCGGTACGGCCGCCGCAGCGCGATCATCACCCGTACCGGGAAGGATCCGTTCGGTGATTTCCTGCATGACGCGCTGCGGGGCTTCGGCGTCTCGGACCGGTTCGTCACCGCGGTCGCCGCCCTGCCCACCCCGATCACGTTCTGCGAGATCTTCCCACCGGACGACTTCCCGCTGCTGTTCTACCGCTACCCCAAGGCCCCCGACCTGGAAATCGGCTCCGGGGAACTGGACCTGGCGGCGATCCGCGCGGCCGGCGTCTTCTGGATGACCGGCACCGGCCTGTCCCAGGAACCGTCCCGCACCGCCACCCTGCATGCCCTCCAGGCCCGCGCCAAGGCGGGCATGACCGTTTTCGATCTCGACTACCGCCCGATGTTCTGGCCGTCCCGGGCCGAGGCGCACCGGCAGTACGCCCGCGCGCTGCCGCACGCCACGATCGCCGTGGGAAACCTCGACGAGTGCGAGACCGCGACCGGAACCCGGGATCCCGCCGAGGCGATCGCCGCCTTGCACGCCGCCGGCGTCGACCTGGCAGTGGTCAAGCAGGGTCCCGACGGCGTCGCCGCCTCCCGCCGCTCCACGAACGAGTCCGTCCGGGTCCTGCCCGTGCCGGTCACCGTCCTGAACGGGCTCGGCGCCGGCGACGCGTTCGGCGGGGCGCTCTGCCACGGCCTGCTCTCCGGCTGGGATCTGGAGACGATCATGCGGTTCGCCAACGTTGCCGGCGCGCTCGTCGCGTCCCGCCTCTCCTGCGCCGACGCGATGCCCACCGAGGACGAGGTCCGCGCCCTGCTCACATGA
- a CDS encoding sigma-70 family RNA polymerase sigma factor: MSADRLTDLHARYAPELLRYLSGFAGGNRQTAEDLLQETMIRVWRHLDNLPPEPEQTRRWLFTVARNVAIDAIRRRQVRPAEVSLPDALPEAGPDATSGAVVAVDTLKFALGSLSGPHRRILDELYLRGRTPDETARLLGVPIGTVKSRAHYALRSLREAVSCPVS; encoded by the coding sequence ATGAGCGCCGACCGCCTGACCGACCTGCACGCCCGGTACGCACCGGAGCTGCTCAGGTATCTGTCCGGTTTCGCCGGCGGCAACCGGCAGACCGCCGAGGACCTGCTGCAGGAGACGATGATCCGGGTCTGGCGGCATCTGGACAACCTGCCGCCGGAACCCGAGCAGACCCGGCGATGGCTGTTCACCGTGGCCCGCAACGTGGCGATCGACGCGATCCGGCGGCGGCAGGTGCGGCCGGCCGAGGTGAGCCTGCCCGACGCCCTGCCGGAGGCCGGCCCCGATGCCACCTCCGGAGCGGTCGTCGCGGTGGACACGCTCAAGTTCGCGCTCGGCAGCCTGAGCGGGCCGCACCGGCGGATCCTCGACGAGCTCTATCTGCGCGGGCGCACCCCGGACGAGACGGCGCGGCTGCTCGGTGTGCCGATCGGGACGGTCAAGTCGCGGGCCCACTATGCGCTGCGCTCGCTGCGGGAGGCCGTCAGTTGTCCCGTGTCGTGA
- a CDS encoding AAA family ATPase, protein MFRFETGQGRRYVLRGRDHERAVITGLLDAARVGHSGALVLLGEAGMGKTSLLDLAVTPATGLHVARVAGVEAERELPFAALHQLCGPLLGHLARLPEPQRDALRTTFGMRSDPAPEPFLVGLAVLTLLAEAAAERPLICVIDDAQWLDHASARTLAFVARRLGAESVVMLFAARRPADRADDGVLAGLPELHLSGLADADARALLDAVVRWPLDADVREAVLAEARGNPLALRELPHDRSPVKLAGGFGLPHGRIEESYLRRIDGLPADARLLLLLAAADPVGDPGLLRRAAALLGVGAEAGDPLHAEGLVRIGARVVFRHSLVRSAVYGAASTADRRRVHQALAEATSPAADPDRRAWHRAHGTAGTDEQVAQELEASAGRAQARGGLAAAAAFLVRAAELTADPTRRADRELAAARATYRAGSPDAAAALLAGAEAIDPGPLRGAWISLLRAEMAFTSAAAPAMLLEAARRLETIDVTQARRAYLEAFAAAVFMGRFAGTTGLSEVAAAARTAPPSPAPTPADLLLDALAVLYTEGFAAGTAPVRQALAELRRHPADQETVHFFYVVAHAAHTVWDDDAWQELTSRHLRAARTTGALSGITFILYQRLALHLHQGEIRQAAALVDEVDAVGAALGDPQPAIAALAVAAWRGDESEVNRLLPAVTGTLTSLSQGAVLTAMHLFVAVLANGSGRYAQGRAAAELATAYPKEMGFANWALVELVEAAARCGDRDAAEQALERLTGRTRASASDWGLGVQARSRALVTEGTEAEDLHREAIERLARSGAAFDLARAHLLYGEWLRRSGRTSEARTALRRAHDMFVSSGAEAFAERAGRELAATGAPAGARVAAAPTELTAQERQIARRARDGQSNAEIGAELFLSGRTVEWHLRKVFTKLGISNRRELRTALTS, encoded by the coding sequence ATGTTCCGGTTCGAGACCGGACAGGGGAGGAGATACGTGTTACGAGGCCGCGACCACGAGAGGGCAGTCATCACCGGGCTGCTCGACGCCGCCCGGGTCGGCCACAGCGGTGCCCTGGTGCTGCTCGGCGAGGCGGGAATGGGCAAGACCTCGCTGCTGGACCTGGCCGTCACGCCGGCGACCGGCCTGCACGTGGCCCGGGTCGCCGGCGTGGAGGCCGAACGGGAGCTGCCGTTCGCCGCGCTGCACCAGCTCTGCGGCCCGCTGCTGGGTCACCTGGCCCGGCTGCCGGAACCGCAGCGGGACGCTCTGCGCACCACGTTCGGCATGCGGTCGGATCCCGCGCCGGAACCGTTCCTGGTCGGCCTCGCGGTCCTGACCCTGCTCGCCGAGGCCGCCGCCGAACGACCGCTGATCTGCGTGATCGACGACGCCCAGTGGCTGGACCACGCCTCGGCGCGCACCCTGGCGTTCGTGGCGCGGCGACTGGGCGCCGAGTCGGTCGTGATGCTCTTCGCGGCGCGGCGGCCGGCCGACAGGGCGGACGACGGTGTCCTGGCGGGACTTCCCGAGCTGCATCTGAGCGGCCTCGCCGACGCGGACGCCCGGGCGCTGCTCGACGCCGTGGTCCGCTGGCCGCTCGACGCCGACGTCCGGGAAGCGGTCCTCGCCGAAGCCCGCGGCAACCCCCTCGCCCTGCGCGAACTGCCGCACGACCGTTCCCCGGTGAAGCTGGCCGGCGGGTTCGGGCTGCCGCACGGCCGGATCGAGGAGAGCTACCTGCGCCGCATCGACGGCCTGCCCGCCGACGCCCGGCTGCTGCTCCTGCTCGCCGCCGCCGACCCGGTCGGCGACCCCGGTCTGCTGCGCCGGGCCGCGGCGCTGCTCGGCGTCGGCGCCGAGGCCGGCGATCCGTTGCACGCGGAGGGCCTGGTCCGGATCGGGGCCCGCGTGGTGTTCCGGCACTCCCTGGTCCGCTCGGCCGTCTACGGCGCCGCGTCCACCGCGGACCGCCGCCGCGTCCATCAGGCGCTCGCCGAGGCCACCTCCCCCGCGGCCGACCCGGACCGGCGGGCCTGGCACCGGGCGCACGGCACCGCCGGCACGGACGAGCAGGTCGCGCAGGAGCTGGAGGCGTCGGCGGGCCGCGCGCAGGCGCGAGGTGGTCTCGCTGCCGCAGCCGCCTTCCTGGTACGCGCGGCCGAACTGACCGCCGACCCGACCCGCCGGGCGGACCGCGAGCTGGCAGCGGCGCGGGCGACGTACCGGGCCGGCTCCCCGGACGCCGCCGCCGCGCTGCTGGCCGGCGCCGAGGCGATCGACCCGGGCCCGCTGCGCGGCGCGTGGATCAGCCTGCTCCGCGCCGAGATGGCCTTCACGTCGGCGGCCGCGCCCGCGATGCTCCTGGAAGCGGCCCGCCGCCTGGAGACCATCGACGTGACCCAGGCCCGCCGCGCCTACCTGGAGGCCTTCGCCGCTGCCGTCTTCATGGGCCGGTTCGCCGGCACGACCGGTCTGTCCGAAGTGGCCGCCGCGGCCCGCACCGCGCCGCCGTCACCTGCCCCGACCCCGGCTGACCTGCTGCTCGACGCCCTGGCCGTGCTCTACACCGAAGGCTTCGCGGCCGGCACCGCCCCGGTCCGGCAGGCACTGGCCGAGCTGCGCCGCCACCCCGCGGACCAGGAGACGGTCCACTTCTTCTACGTCGTCGCGCACGCCGCGCACACCGTCTGGGACGACGACGCCTGGCAGGAGCTCACCTCACGTCACCTGCGGGCGGCCCGCACGACCGGCGCCCTCTCCGGGATCACGTTCATCCTCTACCAGCGGCTCGCGCTGCATCTGCACCAGGGCGAGATCCGCCAGGCGGCCGCGCTGGTCGACGAGGTGGACGCGGTCGGGGCGGCGCTCGGTGACCCGCAGCCGGCGATCGCCGCGCTCGCGGTGGCGGCCTGGCGCGGCGACGAGTCCGAGGTGAACCGGCTGCTGCCGGCCGTCACCGGCACGCTCACGTCGCTGTCGCAGGGCGCGGTGCTCACGGCCATGCACCTGTTCGTGGCGGTGCTGGCGAACGGGTCCGGCCGCTACGCACAGGGCCGGGCCGCGGCAGAGCTCGCCACGGCCTACCCGAAGGAGATGGGTTTCGCCAACTGGGCCCTGGTGGAACTGGTCGAGGCGGCCGCGCGCTGCGGTGACCGGGACGCGGCCGAGCAGGCCCTGGAGAGGCTGACCGGCCGGACCCGGGCGAGCGCCAGCGACTGGGGGCTCGGCGTCCAGGCCCGGTCGCGCGCGCTGGTGACCGAGGGCACCGAGGCCGAGGACCTGCACCGCGAGGCGATCGAGCGCCTGGCGAGGTCCGGTGCCGCCTTCGATCTGGCAAGAGCCCATTTGCTGTACGGCGAATGGCTACGGCGCTCCGGCCGTACCTCCGAAGCCCGGACCGCCCTCCGCCGCGCGCATGACATGTTCGTCTCCTCCGGCGCGGAGGCGTTCGCCGAACGCGCCGGCCGGGAGCTCGCCGCGACCGGAGCGCCCGCCGGTGCCCGGGTCGCCGCCGCGCCCACCGAGCTGACCGCCCAGGAACGGCAGATCGCCCGGCGGGCCCGCGACGGCCAGTCGAACGCGGAGATCGGCGCCGAGCTGTTCCTCAGCGGACGCACCGTCGAGTGGCACCTGCGCAAGGTCTTCACGAAGCTCGGCATCAGCAACCGCCGTGAACTGCGCACCGCCCTGACCAGCTGA
- a CDS encoding oxidoreductase, with amino-acid sequence MKVWLITGASRGLGRAIAEAAARSGDRVMATARRPEQLNDLVAAYPGQVESVALDVTNPAAAGRAVRAAVEAFGRLDVVVNNAGYANSAPIEETTDFREQIEANLFGVINVTKAALPVLRDQRSGVFVQISSIGGRVGGTPGMGAYQTAKFAVEGFSEVLASEVAPLGIKVIIVEPGGFRTDWQGSSMVRQPVGPDYEATVGRIHEFRDRTDGTQPGDPARAGDAIVRVVAADDPPRRLPLGSDALTTAIAAGEARNAEAAQWADLSRSTDFPSVRASMGDGS; translated from the coding sequence ATGAAAGTCTGGCTCATCACCGGAGCGTCACGAGGGCTCGGCCGGGCCATCGCCGAGGCCGCCGCGCGGTCCGGCGACCGGGTCATGGCCACAGCGCGCCGGCCCGAGCAGCTCAACGACCTGGTCGCGGCCTACCCGGGGCAGGTCGAGTCGGTCGCGCTCGACGTGACCAACCCGGCGGCGGCCGGGCGGGCGGTCCGCGCGGCGGTGGAGGCGTTCGGGCGGCTCGACGTCGTGGTGAACAACGCCGGATACGCGAACAGCGCCCCGATCGAGGAGACCACCGACTTCCGCGAGCAGATCGAGGCGAACCTGTTCGGCGTCATCAACGTGACCAAGGCGGCGCTGCCGGTGCTGCGCGACCAGCGGTCCGGCGTGTTCGTGCAGATCTCGTCGATCGGCGGGCGGGTCGGCGGCACTCCCGGCATGGGCGCCTACCAGACCGCGAAGTTCGCCGTCGAGGGCTTCTCCGAGGTGCTGGCGAGCGAGGTGGCGCCGCTCGGCATCAAGGTGATCATCGTGGAGCCGGGTGGGTTCCGCACCGACTGGCAGGGTTCGTCGATGGTCCGGCAGCCGGTCGGCCCGGACTACGAGGCGACCGTCGGGCGCATCCACGAGTTCCGCGACCGGACCGACGGCACCCAGCCCGGCGACCCGGCCCGGGCCGGCGACGCCATCGTGCGGGTGGTGGCCGCCGACGACCCGCCGCGCCGCCTGCCGCTCGGATCCGACGCCCTGACCACGGCGATCGCGGCCGGCGAGGCCCGCAACGCCGAGGCAGCACAGTGGGCGGACCTCTCGCGCTCGACCGATTTCCCGTCGGTCCGTGCTTCCATGGGGGATGGCAGCTGA
- a CDS encoding alpha/beta fold hydrolase: MLLHGLTFDRRQWAPLLTYLPGRRVLALDLPGHGQSPSQKSYRMPGVADLVNRAVVAAGIDRPIIVGHSIGAIVATTYASRFPAHAVVNLDQPLLPGPFGALIRNAEETLRGPAWRTVWDGLVAGMGVDALPTAAWSLVERTSRPRADLLLGYWEEILRCTDAEIEEQRRKDLTVLADNQTGYRWVSSSRPSSSYEGWLRGALPDLEITVLEGGHFPHLAHPADIASLL; encoded by the coding sequence GTGCTGTTGCACGGCCTCACCTTCGACCGCCGGCAGTGGGCGCCGCTGCTGACCTACCTGCCCGGACGCCGGGTGCTCGCGCTCGACCTGCCCGGCCACGGGCAGTCGCCCAGCCAGAAGTCGTACCGGATGCCGGGCGTCGCCGATCTGGTGAACCGCGCGGTCGTCGCCGCCGGAATCGACAGACCGATCATCGTCGGTCACTCGATCGGGGCGATCGTCGCTACGACCTATGCCTCCCGCTTCCCGGCGCACGCGGTCGTCAACCTCGATCAGCCGCTGCTGCCGGGCCCGTTCGGCGCCCTCATCCGGAACGCCGAGGAGACCCTGCGCGGTCCGGCGTGGCGCACGGTCTGGGACGGACTGGTCGCCGGCATGGGTGTCGACGCCCTGCCGACCGCAGCCTGGTCGCTGGTCGAGCGGACCTCCCGGCCGCGCGCCGACCTGCTCCTCGGCTACTGGGAGGAGATCCTGCGCTGCACCGACGCCGAGATCGAGGAGCAGCGCCGCAAGGACCTGACGGTCCTCGCGGACAACCAGACCGGCTATCGCTGGGTGAGTTCCTCGCGCCCTTCTTCGTCGTACGAGGGATGGCTCCGCGGCGCCCTCCCCGACCTGGAGATCACGGTGCTGGAGGGCGGCCACTTCCCGCACCTCGCCCACCCCGCGGACATCGCTAGCCTGTTGTGA